A portion of the Lolium rigidum isolate FL_2022 chromosome 1, APGP_CSIRO_Lrig_0.1, whole genome shotgun sequence genome contains these proteins:
- the LOC124683950 gene encoding BURP domain-containing protein 4-like — MLFLKKSLHIGTVLPEGTMFTRVGMPKSDSSVSIPLKSKYFGIILSHFKIPHNSVKAKRVADTLHSCDKPSDKEEPHMCFSSRGAMERFSTKVLGVVRVRQTVTRIYGHETPSSRYTVVRITPLSTNMVPCHPMDFPYEVFYCHRPKEVQSFRVQLKDKKNGMPLVTTTAMCHMNTSDWDKQYFEMLGRSAW; from the coding sequence ATGTTGTTCCTAAAGAAGAGTCTGCATATTGGCACAGTACTGCCGGAAGGCACCATGTTTACACGAGTTGGTATGCCAAAATCTGATAGTTCTGTATCTATTCCATTGAAGTCAAAGTACTTTGGAATCATCCTTTCACATTTCAAGATACCTCACAACTCCGTAAAGGCAAAGCGGGTAGCTGACACACTTCATTCATGTGACAAGCCGAGTGACAAGGAGGAACCTCACATGTGCTTCTCATCCCGAGGAGCAATGGAAAGGTTCTCCACTAAAGTGTTAGGAGTTGTCCGCGTACGACAAACCGTTACAAGGATTTATGGCCATGAGACCCCAAGCTCCAGATACACCGTGGTTAGAATCACTCCATTAAGCACTAATATGGTGCCATGCCACCCTATGGATTTTCCGTATGAAGTCTTTTATTGTCATCGGCCGAAAGAAGTGCAGTCTTTCAGGGTGCAACTCAAGGATAAGAAAAATGGCATGCCACTCGTGACAACAACCGCCATGTGCCACATGAACACATCTGATTGGGACAAGCAATACTTTGAGATGCTTGGGCGGAGTGCGTGGTGA